A window of the Streptomyces sp. NBC_01351 genome harbors these coding sequences:
- a CDS encoding DUF2786 domain-containing protein, with the protein MRDLAETVDRAFAAALYAQDDAGLDTGASVLAAESARWGGVGRELLARGEAYVRQAWERGWQPADLLRLVRRDLDERHIRIAGDLIAGEARRYARLPERWTESEVWWAGDEEYADQLARREKADRFTLATALLEVFRLLVRLPSIEPVGPLPGDPLDEHEHAHIEPRMLGRIRALLAKAEATTFPEEAEALSAKAQELMARHTVDEALLAARGGRPTQVPGACRIGVEPPYEEAKAVLLDAVATANRCRAVWNSGFEFSTVVGFESDLEAVELLYTSLLVQGTAAMTRAEAAQRAGGRKRTKTFRQSFLLAYASRLGRRLAETAEHTASEASDNLPALVARDVAVTSRADEMFPKTTTTRLRGATDHAGWEDGTAAADAAHVGGKRKPLTP; encoded by the coding sequence GTGAGAGACCTTGCCGAGACCGTCGACCGGGCCTTCGCCGCCGCCCTCTACGCCCAGGATGACGCCGGGCTCGACACCGGGGCCTCGGTGCTGGCCGCCGAGTCGGCGCGGTGGGGCGGGGTCGGGCGGGAGCTGCTCGCGCGCGGGGAGGCGTACGTACGGCAGGCCTGGGAGCGGGGGTGGCAGCCGGCCGACCTGCTGCGGCTGGTCCGGCGGGACCTCGACGAGCGGCACATACGGATCGCCGGCGACCTGATCGCCGGCGAGGCGCGCCGCTACGCCCGGCTCCCCGAGCGGTGGACCGAGTCCGAGGTGTGGTGGGCGGGGGACGAGGAGTACGCGGACCAGCTCGCCCGGCGCGAGAAGGCGGACCGGTTCACCCTGGCGACCGCGCTGCTGGAGGTGTTCCGGCTGCTGGTCCGGCTGCCCTCCATCGAACCGGTGGGCCCCCTTCCGGGCGACCCGCTGGACGAGCACGAACACGCGCACATCGAGCCCCGCATGCTCGGCCGCATCCGAGCCCTGCTCGCCAAGGCCGAGGCGACCACCTTCCCCGAGGAGGCGGAGGCGCTCAGCGCCAAGGCGCAGGAGCTGATGGCCCGGCACACCGTGGACGAGGCGCTGCTGGCCGCGCGCGGCGGCCGGCCGACGCAGGTCCCGGGGGCCTGCCGGATCGGGGTCGAGCCGCCGTACGAGGAGGCCAAGGCGGTGCTGCTCGACGCGGTGGCCACGGCCAACCGCTGCCGGGCGGTGTGGAACAGCGGCTTCGAGTTCTCCACGGTGGTCGGCTTCGAGAGCGACCTGGAGGCGGTGGAGCTGCTGTACACCTCGCTGCTCGTCCAGGGCACGGCGGCGATGACCCGGGCGGAGGCCGCACAGCGGGCCGGGGGGCGGAAGCGGACGAAAACCTTCCGGCAGTCCTTCCTGCTCGCCTACGCCAGCCGGCTCGGGCGGCGCCTCGCCGAGACCGCCGAGCACACGGCGAGCGAGGCCTCCGACAACCTGCCGGCGCTCGTGGCCCGCGACGTCGCGGTCACCTCCCGGGCGGACGAGATGTTCCCGAAGACCACCACGACCCGGCTGCGCGGGGCCACCGACCACGCGGGCTGGGAGGACGGCACGGCCGCGGCGGATGCCGCCCATGTGGGGGGCAAGCGGAAGCCCCTGACCCCCTAA
- a CDS encoding DUF397 domain-containing protein yields the protein MDHAYNGMAAAELATAFGLTWQKSRHSNSQGSCVEFAKLPDGDVAVRNSRFPDGPALVYTPAEIEALLLGVKDGEFDHLIS from the coding sequence GTGGACCATGCGTACAACGGGATGGCAGCTGCAGAACTCGCTACCGCGTTCGGGCTGACCTGGCAGAAGAGCAGACACAGCAACTCGCAGGGTTCCTGCGTGGAGTTCGCGAAGCTGCCGGACGGCGATGTCGCCGTCCGCAATTCGCGCTTCCCGGACGGTCCGGCACTCGTCTACACGCCGGCCGAGATAGAGGCCCTGCTCCTGGGCGTCAAGGACGGCGAGTTCGATCATTTGATCAGCTGA
- a CDS encoding ATP-binding protein — protein MLEPLRQGLPPVDPTAVSGSASCALPARYDAVRGARSFTRSTLAQWGLDERFDDVALVVSELVTNALRHALPEDARGPAAEPEPAVRLHLMRWSTRLVCAVRDPSEDRPGGAFSPDAAEANCDLESGRGLFLVDAYSDSWGWHPLAGRLTGKVVWALFLIHD, from the coding sequence ATGCTCGAGCCGTTACGGCAGGGGCTTCCCCCGGTCGACCCCACGGCTGTCTCCGGGTCCGCGTCATGTGCCCTGCCCGCCCGCTACGACGCGGTGCGCGGGGCACGTTCGTTCACCCGCTCGACCCTGGCCCAGTGGGGTCTCGACGAGCGCTTCGACGACGTGGCGCTGGTCGTCTCCGAACTCGTCACCAACGCGTTGCGCCATGCGCTGCCGGAGGACGCGCGGGGGCCGGCCGCCGAGCCCGAACCCGCGGTGCGGCTGCACCTGATGCGGTGGAGCACCCGGCTGGTGTGCGCGGTGCGCGACCCGAGCGAGGACCGGCCCGGCGGGGCCTTCTCGCCGGACGCCGCGGAGGCGAACTGCGACCTGGAGTCCGGGCGGGGACTGTTCCTCGTGGACGCGTACAGCGACAGCTGGGGCTGGCACCCGCTCGCGGGACGGCTGACCGGCAAGGTGGTCTGGGCGCTGTTCCTGATCCACGACTGA
- a CDS encoding helix-turn-helix domain-containing protein, whose translation MGRAVLVTAEASGSVVRRILLGSQLRRLRESRGITREAAGYSIRASESKISRLELGRVSFKARDVEDLLTLYGVMDTTERESLLGLVREANATGWWHSFGDVLPGWFQTYIGLEGAASLIRIYEVQFVHGLLQTEAYAHAVVSRGMPGATPAEIDRRVALRLERQKVLVSESAPVFHAVLDEAALRRPYGDRDVMRGQLEHLIEVSQRPNVQLQVMPFSFGGHAGESGAFTLLRFPESDLQDIVYLEQLTSALYLDKEEEVGQYERAMARLQHDCPDPDRTRDLLRGLLQLS comes from the coding sequence ATGGGGAGGGCAGTACTAGTGACCGCAGAAGCCAGCGGTTCCGTGGTGCGCCGCATCCTCCTGGGCTCCCAGCTCAGGCGACTCCGAGAATCCCGCGGCATCACCCGCGAGGCGGCCGGCTACTCGATCCGCGCATCCGAATCGAAGATCAGCCGCTTGGAGTTGGGAAGGGTGAGCTTCAAGGCCAGAGACGTGGAGGACCTCCTCACGCTCTACGGAGTCATGGACACCACCGAGCGCGAGTCCCTGCTGGGACTGGTCCGCGAGGCCAACGCGACGGGCTGGTGGCACAGTTTCGGCGACGTGCTGCCCGGGTGGTTCCAGACCTACATCGGCCTGGAGGGCGCGGCGTCGCTCATCAGGATCTACGAAGTCCAGTTCGTGCACGGCCTGTTGCAGACCGAGGCCTACGCGCACGCCGTCGTCAGCCGCGGGATGCCCGGCGCCACCCCCGCCGAGATCGACCGCCGCGTCGCGCTGCGCCTGGAGCGTCAGAAGGTCCTCGTCTCCGAGAGCGCCCCGGTCTTCCACGCCGTCCTCGACGAGGCCGCGCTGCGCCGCCCCTACGGCGACCGCGACGTCATGCGCGGGCAGTTGGAGCACCTCATCGAGGTCTCGCAGCGGCCCAACGTGCAGCTCCAGGTGATGCCCTTCTCCTTCGGCGGTCACGCGGGCGAGAGCGGAGCGTTCACCCTGCTGCGCTTCCCCGAGTCCGACCTCCAGGACATCGTCTATCTGGAACAGCTCACCAGTGCCCTCTACCTCGACAAAGAAGAGGAAGTGGGGCAGTACGAGCGGGCCATGGCGCGACTCCAGCACGACTGCCCGGACCCGGACCGGACCCGGGATCTTCTTCGCGGCCTGCTCCAACTGTCTTGA
- a CDS encoding aldehyde dehydrogenase family protein has product MSIFGELAHQYIDGEWLAGNGSWDIIDVNPYNGEKLAAITVATVEQVDQAYRGAERAQREWAATSPYIRREVLERALRITEEREKEIVEAMIDELGGTRPKAEYEVYLAKEFIREAIQLAVRPEGRILASPVAGKENRVQRLPVGVVTVISPFNFPFLVTLKSVAPALALGNAVVIKPNQNAPVVGGGVIAKIFEEAGLPAGLLNVLVTDIAEIGDALLTHPVPKVISFAGSDRVGRHVGAVAARHFKRTVLELSGNSALVVLDDADLDYAVDAAVFSRFVYQGQVCMAANRILVDAAVAEEFTAKFVAKVRSLKTGDPHEPDTHIGPLINSFQADALTALVDRAIESGAKALVRGSTRGNLVEPTVLAGLPEDSPLLAQEIFGPVALLVVFDGEDEAVRLTNATPYGLSGAVHSRDVERGVRFAQRIETGMIHVNDSTIGDEPLAAFGGEKASGLGRLNGEATVEAFTTQKWISVQHGRSQFPF; this is encoded by the coding sequence ATGTCCATATTCGGCGAACTCGCTCACCAGTACATCGACGGCGAATGGCTGGCCGGCAACGGTTCCTGGGACATCATCGACGTCAACCCCTACAACGGGGAGAAGCTCGCCGCCATCACCGTGGCCACCGTCGAGCAGGTGGACCAGGCCTACCGCGGCGCCGAGCGCGCCCAGCGCGAGTGGGCCGCCACCAGCCCGTACATCAGACGTGAGGTCCTGGAACGCGCCCTGCGGATCACCGAGGAGCGCGAGAAGGAGATCGTCGAGGCGATGATCGACGAGCTCGGCGGGACCCGTCCCAAGGCCGAGTACGAGGTGTACCTCGCCAAGGAGTTCATCCGCGAGGCGATCCAGCTCGCCGTCCGCCCCGAAGGCCGGATCCTGGCCTCGCCGGTCGCGGGCAAGGAGAACCGGGTCCAGCGGCTGCCCGTCGGCGTCGTCACCGTGATCAGCCCCTTCAACTTCCCCTTCCTGGTCACCCTGAAGTCGGTCGCCCCCGCCCTGGCGCTGGGCAACGCGGTCGTCATCAAGCCGAACCAGAACGCGCCCGTCGTCGGCGGCGGGGTCATCGCCAAGATCTTCGAGGAGGCGGGCCTCCCGGCCGGCCTGCTGAACGTCCTGGTCACCGACATAGCCGAGATAGGCGACGCGCTCCTGACCCACCCCGTCCCCAAAGTGATCTCCTTCGCGGGATCCGACCGGGTCGGCCGGCACGTCGGCGCGGTCGCCGCCCGCCACTTCAAGCGGACGGTCCTGGAGCTCAGCGGCAACAGCGCGCTCGTCGTCCTCGACGACGCGGACCTCGACTACGCGGTGGACGCGGCCGTCTTCAGCCGCTTCGTCTACCAGGGCCAGGTCTGCATGGCCGCCAACCGGATCCTCGTGGACGCGGCCGTCGCGGAGGAGTTCACCGCGAAGTTCGTCGCCAAGGTCCGCTCCCTGAAGACGGGCGACCCGCACGAGCCCGACACCCACATCGGCCCGCTGATCAATTCCTTCCAGGCCGACGCCCTCACCGCGCTCGTGGACCGCGCGATCGAATCCGGCGCCAAGGCCCTCGTACGAGGCTCTACGCGCGGCAACCTCGTCGAGCCGACGGTGCTCGCCGGCCTCCCCGAGGACTCCCCGCTGCTGGCCCAGGAGATCTTCGGCCCGGTGGCCCTGCTCGTGGTCTTCGACGGCGAGGACGAGGCGGTACGGCTCACCAACGCGACCCCGTACGGCCTGAGCGGCGCCGTGCACAGCCGGGACGTGGAGCGCGGCGTCCGCTTCGCCCAGCGGATCGAGACGGGGATGATCCACGTCAACGACTCCACCATCGGCGACGAGCCCCTCGCGGCCTTCGGCGGCGAGAAGGCCTCTGGCCTGGGCCGGCTGAACGGCGAGGCGACCGTCGAGGCCTTCACCACGCAGAAGTGGATCTCGGTCCAGCACGGCCGGAGCCAGTTCCCGTTCTGA
- a CDS encoding DinB family protein, protein MAQISTEVLGDERGTLLAFVEAQRTAIRETLLGMTEGQAASRPSASELTLSGVLKHVAEVELTWLRMAQQQPNERQRGMDTWADMFRLTEGESVPGVLAFWDGVRKETEAFIAAVPSLDETFPLPEAPWFPKDGKVSMRWMLLHLVEEFARHAGHADIVRESIDGTKAMG, encoded by the coding sequence ATGGCTCAGATCTCCACCGAGGTTCTCGGCGACGAGCGCGGCACGCTCCTCGCCTTCGTCGAGGCCCAGCGCACGGCGATCCGCGAAACCCTCCTCGGAATGACCGAGGGGCAGGCCGCGAGCCGCCCCAGCGCCAGCGAGCTGACCCTGTCCGGGGTGCTCAAGCACGTGGCCGAGGTCGAGCTGACGTGGCTGCGGATGGCCCAGCAGCAGCCCAACGAGCGGCAGCGCGGCATGGACACCTGGGCCGACATGTTCCGCCTGACCGAGGGCGAGTCGGTGCCGGGCGTCCTGGCCTTCTGGGACGGGGTCCGCAAGGAGACCGAGGCCTTCATCGCCGCCGTCCCCAGCCTGGACGAGACCTTCCCGCTCCCGGAAGCCCCCTGGTTCCCCAAGGACGGCAAGGTCTCGATGCGCTGGATGCTCCTGCACCTGGTGGAGGAGTTCGCCCGGCACGCCGGCCACGCGGACATCGTCCGCGAATCCATCGACGGGACCAAGGCCATGGGTTGA
- a CDS encoding PadR family transcriptional regulator, translating to MSAIRLLVLGAVRQHGRAHGYQVRNDLEYWGAHEWSNAKPGSIYHALKQMAKQGVLLAHEVAPSVAGGPPRTEYEVTGAGREEYFKLLREALAAYDQKTDVLSAALGFMVDLPRAEVLALLGERLAKLAGWRSAVTEHYTPEGGPEVLGHIGEIMHMWVHSAEAEAEWTRGLIARIEEGAYSFAGEGGEPFVGVLAEGQENPYATS from the coding sequence ATGTCAGCGATCCGGCTCCTCGTCCTCGGTGCGGTCCGTCAGCACGGGCGGGCCCACGGCTACCAGGTGCGCAACGACCTGGAGTACTGGGGCGCCCACGAGTGGTCGAACGCCAAGCCCGGGTCGATCTACCACGCGCTGAAGCAGATGGCGAAGCAGGGCGTGCTGCTCGCGCACGAGGTGGCTCCGAGCGTGGCCGGCGGGCCGCCGCGCACCGAGTACGAGGTGACGGGCGCCGGCCGCGAGGAGTACTTCAAGCTGCTGCGCGAGGCGCTGGCGGCGTACGACCAGAAGACGGACGTGCTGTCGGCGGCGCTCGGCTTCATGGTCGACCTGCCGCGGGCCGAGGTGCTGGCGCTGCTGGGGGAGCGGCTGGCGAAGCTGGCGGGCTGGCGCTCGGCGGTGACGGAGCACTACACCCCGGAGGGCGGGCCCGAGGTCCTCGGCCACATCGGCGAGATCATGCACATGTGGGTCCACTCCGCGGAGGCCGAGGCGGAGTGGACGCGGGGGCTCATTGCCCGGATCGAGGAGGGGGCGTACTCCTTCGCGGGCGAGGGCGGGGAGCCGTTCGTCGGGGTGCTGGCGGAGGGCCAGGAGAACCCGTACGCGACCTCGTAG
- a CDS encoding ATP-binding cassette domain-containing protein, translating to MAIFVEGVHKRYGDKHALAGLDLEVRPGTVQAVLGPNGAGKTTAVRVMSTLLRHDEGVVRVAGHDVRTDAAAVRARIGLLGQHAALDEELDGRQNLEMFGRLHHLGARRAGARADELLERFGLADTGRKPVGRYSGGMRRRLDLAASLITDPEVLFLDEPTTGLDPRGRAEVWSAVRSLVGGGTTVLLTTQYLEEADQLADRIALIDAGRVAQEGTADELKALVGPDRIFVVLRDAAQLARAAELLPDPTVDQDTLTLGFPVRDRMAGLALTLRTLEEAGIEAADLSVRRPTLDEAFLHLTSPADAAEVAA from the coding sequence TTGGCGATCTTCGTCGAAGGTGTCCACAAGCGGTACGGGGACAAGCACGCCCTGGCCGGACTCGACCTGGAGGTGCGGCCCGGGACGGTCCAGGCGGTGCTCGGCCCCAACGGCGCGGGCAAGACCACGGCGGTCCGGGTCATGAGCACCCTGCTCCGCCACGACGAGGGCGTGGTCCGGGTCGCAGGCCACGACGTACGGACGGACGCGGCGGCCGTCCGCGCCCGGATCGGACTGCTCGGCCAGCACGCGGCGCTCGACGAGGAACTGGACGGGCGGCAGAACCTGGAGATGTTCGGGCGCCTCCACCACCTGGGCGCGCGGCGGGCCGGGGCCCGGGCGGACGAGCTCCTCGAACGCTTCGGCCTCGCGGACACCGGCCGCAAGCCCGTGGGCCGCTACAGCGGCGGCATGCGGCGCCGGCTCGACCTGGCCGCCTCGCTGATCACCGACCCGGAGGTGCTGTTCCTCGACGAGCCGACCACCGGGCTCGACCCGCGCGGCCGCGCCGAGGTGTGGAGCGCGGTCCGCTCCCTGGTCGGCGGCGGCACGACCGTCCTGCTGACCACCCAGTACCTGGAGGAGGCCGACCAGTTGGCCGACCGCATCGCCCTGATCGACGCCGGCCGGGTCGCGCAGGAGGGCACCGCCGACGAGCTGAAGGCGCTGGTCGGGCCGGACCGGATCTTCGTCGTCCTGCGGGACGCGGCCCAGCTGGCGCGGGCGGCGGAGCTGCTGCCGGACCCCACCGTGGACCAGGACACCCTGACCCTCGGCTTCCCCGTACGGGACCGCATGGCCGGCCTGGCCCTGACCCTGCGGACGCTGGAGGAGGCGGGCATCGAGGCGGCCGACCTCTCGGTCCGGCGCCCCACGCTCGACGAGGCCTTCCTGCACCTGACCAGCCCCGCCGACGCCGCGGAGGTGGCCGCATGA
- a CDS encoding ABC transporter permease → MSTTSVCSASSVYRASWVVSDSWTMTRRELAHWARQPVQVVIGLVFPVMMLLMFGFLVGGGRGIDGEYVEFLVPGMFVLTMAFGLEATMTALTRDLGKGVIDRFRAMPMSPSAVLVGRSLADMLQSALGLAVLAGVGLLLGWRWHGSAAAAPAAFGLLLLLRFAMLWIGIHLGMVAGRPELVQAVQILVWPVGFLSNAFATPQSMPGWLGAVVEWNPMSATGTAIRELFDNPAAVSPSWASDHAALLAVGWPVLLLAVFVPLALGRYRGLSR, encoded by the coding sequence ATGAGCACGACTTCGGTGTGTTCGGCGTCTTCGGTGTACCGGGCGTCCTGGGTGGTCTCGGACTCCTGGACCATGACCCGGCGCGAGCTCGCGCACTGGGCGCGCCAGCCGGTGCAGGTGGTCATCGGCCTGGTCTTCCCCGTGATGATGCTGCTGATGTTCGGCTTCCTCGTCGGTGGCGGGCGCGGCATCGACGGCGAGTACGTCGAGTTCCTCGTACCGGGGATGTTCGTGCTGACCATGGCCTTCGGCCTGGAGGCGACGATGACGGCCCTCACCCGGGACCTCGGCAAGGGGGTCATCGACCGCTTCCGCGCCATGCCGATGTCCCCCTCCGCGGTGCTCGTCGGCCGCAGCCTGGCCGACATGCTCCAGTCGGCGCTGGGACTGGCCGTCCTCGCCGGGGTGGGCCTGCTGCTCGGCTGGCGCTGGCACGGTTCTGCGGCCGCCGCGCCGGCCGCCTTCGGGCTGCTCCTGCTGCTGCGGTTCGCCATGCTGTGGATCGGCATCCACCTGGGCATGGTCGCGGGCCGGCCGGAGCTGGTGCAGGCGGTCCAGATCCTGGTGTGGCCCGTCGGGTTCCTCTCCAACGCCTTCGCCACGCCGCAGTCGATGCCCGGCTGGCTCGGTGCGGTGGTCGAATGGAACCCCATGTCGGCGACGGGCACCGCGATCCGTGAGCTGTTCGACAACCCGGCGGCGGTCTCCCCGTCGTGGGCCTCGGACCACGCCGCGCTGCTGGCCGTCGGCTGGCCGGTGCTGCTGCTGGCGGTCTTCGTCCCGCTGGCACTGGGCCGCTACCGGGGCCTGAGCAGGTAG
- a CDS encoding MerR family transcriptional regulator produces the protein MGYSVGQVAGFAGVTVRTLHHYDEIGLLSPSGRSHAGHRRYDDADLDRLQRIMFYRELGFPLDEVATLLDDPETDPREHLRRQHALLTDRIDRLQQMAKAVEHAMEAKKMGINLTPEEKFEVFGDFDPDEHAEEAERRWGDTDAYKESARRTASYTKEDWQRIQAQEQDINRRFVALLEAGTPADSEQAMDLAEEHRGWINGSYYFCTYEIHTCLGEMYVADERFTAHYDGVRTGLAVFVRDAIMANAVRKA, from the coding sequence ATGGGCTACTCCGTGGGCCAGGTCGCCGGATTCGCCGGAGTCACGGTGCGCACGCTGCACCACTACGACGAGATCGGTCTGCTCTCGCCGAGCGGCCGCAGCCACGCGGGTCACCGGCGGTACGACGACGCCGACCTGGACCGGCTGCAGCGGATCATGTTCTACCGGGAGCTCGGCTTCCCCCTCGACGAGGTCGCGACCCTGCTGGACGACCCGGAAACGGATCCGCGGGAGCATCTGCGCCGGCAGCATGCCCTGCTGACCGACCGGATCGACCGGCTCCAGCAGATGGCCAAGGCCGTTGAGCACGCCATGGAGGCGAAGAAGATGGGCATCAACCTCACGCCCGAGGAGAAGTTCGAGGTCTTCGGGGACTTCGACCCCGACGAGCACGCCGAGGAGGCCGAGCGCCGCTGGGGCGACACGGACGCGTACAAGGAGTCGGCGCGCCGGACCGCCTCGTACACCAAGGAGGACTGGCAGCGGATCCAGGCCCAGGAGCAGGACATCAACCGCCGGTTCGTCGCCCTGCTGGAGGCCGGCACGCCCGCGGACTCCGAGCAGGCCATGGACCTCGCGGAGGAGCACCGCGGCTGGATCAACGGCAGCTACTACTTCTGCACGTACGAGATCCACACCTGCCTCGGTGAGATGTACGTCGCGGACGAGCGGTTCACGGCGCACTACGACGGGGTCCGGACGGGCCTGGCGGTGTTCGTGCGCGACGCGATCATGGCGAATGCCGTGCGCAAGGCGTAG
- a CDS encoding threonine/serine ThrE exporter family protein, giving the protein MAESDGVEDRKPQSDEARSAFTPPPGMQPEVPEEDQPTSEFALPAGTEPVQPGPEGSAFRPPATYSAAQSPPAYTPGQGFPVARMKESPWQDRMRTMLRMPVDVRPVPDLVQKPSEAGPPVGRVLDLTLRIGELLLAGGEGSEDVEAAMFAVARSYGLDRCEPTVTFTMLSITHQPSLVDDPVSASRTVRRRGTDYTRLAAVYRLVDDISHHEFDISLEDAYRRLAEIRRNRHPYPTWVLTAAAGLLAGAASTLVGGGVVVFFAAALGAVLGDRLAWLCAGRGLPEFYQFVVAAMPPAAFGVALKLAEIQDIKASAVITGGLFALLPGRALVAAVQDGLTGYYITASARLLEVMYLFIGIIMGVLVVLYLGLQLGAAPKPEEVLQITQRPLIQIAASMVLVFTFAILLQQERSTVWIVTLNGGVAWVTFGALHYAGGIPPVPSTAVAAGLVGLFGQLFSRYRFASALPYVTAAIGPLLPGSATYYGLLLIAEDRLNEGLGSLVNAAAIALAIAIGVNLGAETSRLFMRIPGAASAAKRRAAKRTRGF; this is encoded by the coding sequence GTGGCGGAATCCGATGGGGTGGAGGACCGCAAGCCCCAGTCCGACGAGGCCCGGAGCGCGTTCACGCCGCCGCCCGGGATGCAGCCGGAGGTTCCCGAGGAGGACCAGCCCACCTCGGAGTTCGCCCTTCCCGCGGGCACCGAACCAGTGCAGCCCGGGCCCGAGGGGTCGGCGTTCCGGCCACCGGCCACCTACAGCGCCGCGCAGTCCCCGCCCGCCTACACCCCCGGCCAGGGTTTCCCCGTCGCCCGGATGAAGGAGTCCCCCTGGCAGGACCGCATGCGCACGATGCTGCGCATGCCGGTCGACGTGCGCCCCGTACCCGACCTCGTGCAGAAGCCGAGCGAGGCCGGGCCCCCCGTGGGACGCGTGCTCGACCTCACCCTGCGCATCGGGGAGCTGCTGCTCGCCGGCGGCGAGGGCTCCGAGGACGTGGAGGCCGCCATGTTCGCGGTGGCCCGCTCCTACGGGCTGGACCGCTGCGAGCCCACCGTCACGTTCACGATGCTGTCGATCACCCACCAGCCCTCCCTCGTGGACGACCCGGTCTCGGCGAGCCGGACCGTACGCCGCAGGGGCACCGACTACACCCGCCTGGCGGCCGTGTACCGGCTCGTGGACGACATCAGCCACCACGAGTTCGACATCTCCCTGGAGGACGCCTACCGGCGCCTCGCGGAGATCCGCCGCAACCGGCACCCGTACCCCACCTGGGTGCTCACGGCAGCCGCCGGGCTGCTCGCCGGGGCCGCCTCCACCCTCGTCGGCGGCGGGGTCGTCGTGTTCTTCGCGGCGGCCCTCGGCGCCGTCCTCGGCGACCGGCTGGCATGGCTGTGCGCCGGCCGCGGGCTGCCGGAGTTCTACCAGTTCGTGGTGGCCGCGATGCCGCCCGCCGCGTTCGGGGTGGCCCTCAAGCTCGCCGAGATCCAGGACATCAAGGCCTCCGCCGTGATCACCGGCGGGCTCTTCGCCCTCCTCCCCGGACGGGCCCTGGTGGCCGCCGTGCAGGACGGGCTGACCGGTTACTACATCACCGCGTCCGCCCGGCTGCTGGAGGTCATGTACCTCTTCATCGGCATCATCATGGGCGTGCTGGTCGTGCTCTACCTGGGCCTGCAGCTCGGCGCCGCCCCCAAACCGGAGGAGGTCCTGCAGATCACCCAGCGGCCGCTGATCCAGATCGCGGCCTCGATGGTGCTGGTCTTCACCTTCGCGATCCTGCTCCAGCAGGAACGTTCCACCGTGTGGATCGTGACGCTGAACGGCGGGGTGGCCTGGGTGACCTTCGGGGCCCTGCACTACGCCGGCGGCATCCCGCCCGTACCGTCCACGGCCGTCGCGGCCGGGCTCGTCGGCCTCTTCGGGCAGCTCTTCTCCCGCTACCGCTTCGCGTCCGCCCTGCCGTACGTCACGGCCGCGATCGGGCCGCTGCTGCCCGGCTCCGCCACGTACTACGGGCTGCTGCTCATCGCCGAGGACCGGCTGAACGAGGGACTGGGCTCGCTGGTGAACGCCGCGGCCATCGCCCTGGCCATCGCGATCGGCGTCAACCTGGGCGCGGAGACCTCGCGGCTGTTCATGCGCATCCCGGGCGCCGCGAGCGCCGCCAAGCGCCGTGCGGCGAAGCGGACCCGGGGCTTCTAG
- a CDS encoding inorganic diphosphatase, protein MEFDVTIEIPKGSRNKYEVDHETGRIRLDRRLFTSTSYPADYGFVENTLGEDGDPLDALVILDEPTFPGCLIKCRAIGMFRMTDEAGGDDKLLCVPASDPRVEHLRDIHHVSEFDRLEIQHFFEVYKDLEPGKSVEGANWVGRTEAEAEIEASYKRLEASGGHH, encoded by the coding sequence GTGGAGTTCGACGTCACCATCGAGATCCCCAAGGGTTCGCGGAACAAGTACGAGGTGGACCACGAGACCGGCCGGATCCGTCTGGACCGTCGCCTCTTCACCTCGACCAGCTACCCGGCCGACTACGGCTTCGTCGAGAACACCCTCGGCGAGGACGGCGACCCGCTGGACGCGCTGGTCATCCTTGACGAGCCGACGTTCCCGGGCTGCCTGATCAAGTGCCGCGCCATCGGCATGTTCCGCATGACGGACGAGGCGGGCGGCGACGACAAGCTGCTGTGCGTGCCGGCCTCCGACCCGCGTGTCGAGCACCTGCGCGACATCCACCACGTGTCCGAGTTCGACCGCCTGGAGATCCAGCACTTCTTCGAGGTCTACAAGGACCTGGAGCCGGGCAAGTCGGTCGAGGGCGCGAACTGGGTGGGCCGCACCGAGGCCGAGGCCGAGATCGAGGCCTCGTACAAGCGCCTCGAGGCTTCCGGCGGCCACCACTGA